From a single Maylandia zebra isolate NMK-2024a linkage group LG3, Mzebra_GT3a, whole genome shotgun sequence genomic region:
- the LOC101470381 gene encoding uncharacterized protein LOC101470381 isoform X2 — MICRILLLIILTSCVSGSFVVNVTQTCYQAEENHNITLEWTFTTKPDRSTNMLNIFCELFISDEVSVLYHVHEGVEVSESQNEKFSGRVQSDKDALREGRIRLQLCRLRTDDSGLYLCEVNTDYGFSVGRCQLNVTGAKNSKENYWKTVKTALAGGQIAVIILAGLIVGIGEIVDPKFFISKGVREETASDADETTVPPQLLANDGSEGCEVTHLEA, encoded by the exons ATGATCTGCAGGATCCTGctgctcatcatcctcaccTCATGTGTCTCTG GATCATTTGTAGTCAATGTGACACAGACCTGCTATCAGGCAGAGGAGAACCACAACATCACACTGGAGTGGACGTTCACCACCAAACCTGACAGATCCACCAACATGCTCAACATCTTTTGTGAACTCTTTATCAGTGATGAAGTCTCAGTCCTGTATCATGTTCATGAAGGTGTTGAGGTGTCAGAGTCTCAGAATGAAAAGTTTTCAGGACGAGTCCAGAGTGACAAAGACGCCCTCAGAGAAGGACGAATCAGACTGCAGCTGTGCAGACTCAGGACTGATGACTCGGGTCTGTACCTGTGTGAGGTCAACACTGATTATGGCTTCAGTGTTGGAAGATGTCAACTCAACGTCACTG GAGCCAAAAATTCAAAGGAAAACTACTGGAAGACAGTTAAAACTGCTTTGGCAGGTGGACAGATTGCAGTTATAATACTTGCTGGTTTGATTGTCGGAATAGGTGAAATAGTTGACCCTAAATTCTTCATTAGCAAAGG AGTAAGAGAAGAGACCGCATCAGATGCAGATGAAACAACAGTTCCTCCTCAACTATTG GCAAACGATGGCTCAGAGGGCTGTGAAGTTACACATTTAGAAGCATAA
- the LOC101470381 gene encoding uncharacterized protein LOC101470381 isoform X1, giving the protein MEKMICRILLLIILTSCVSGSFVVNVTQTCYQAEENHNITLEWTFTTKPDRSTNMLNIFCELFISDEVSVLYHVHEGVEVSESQNEKFSGRVQSDKDALREGRIRLQLCRLRTDDSGLYLCEVNTDYGFSVGRCQLNVTGAKNSKENYWKTVKTALAGGQIAVIILAGLIVGIGEIVDPKFFISKGVREETASDADETTVPPQLLANDGSEGCEVTHLEA; this is encoded by the exons ATGGAGAAGATGATCTGCAGGATCCTGctgctcatcatcctcaccTCATGTGTCTCTG GATCATTTGTAGTCAATGTGACACAGACCTGCTATCAGGCAGAGGAGAACCACAACATCACACTGGAGTGGACGTTCACCACCAAACCTGACAGATCCACCAACATGCTCAACATCTTTTGTGAACTCTTTATCAGTGATGAAGTCTCAGTCCTGTATCATGTTCATGAAGGTGTTGAGGTGTCAGAGTCTCAGAATGAAAAGTTTTCAGGACGAGTCCAGAGTGACAAAGACGCCCTCAGAGAAGGACGAATCAGACTGCAGCTGTGCAGACTCAGGACTGATGACTCGGGTCTGTACCTGTGTGAGGTCAACACTGATTATGGCTTCAGTGTTGGAAGATGTCAACTCAACGTCACTG GAGCCAAAAATTCAAAGGAAAACTACTGGAAGACAGTTAAAACTGCTTTGGCAGGTGGACAGATTGCAGTTATAATACTTGCTGGTTTGATTGTCGGAATAGGTGAAATAGTTGACCCTAAATTCTTCATTAGCAAAGG AGTAAGAGAAGAGACCGCATCAGATGCAGATGAAACAACAGTTCCTCCTCAACTATTG GCAAACGATGGCTCAGAGGGCTGTGAAGTTACACATTTAGAAGCATAA